GCAGGTCGAGGGCCTCGTCGACTGGCAGATGCCGGACGACGAGCAGTTCGCGGACTACCAGAAGCTCACCACCGCCACGAAGAAGAAGATCCTCGGCCTGAACGCCGCCAAGCTCTACGACATCAAGGTGCCGGCGGAGTTCCTGGTACCCGTCCAGCCCAGCGAGCCGGCGTCGAAGGACGACGCTCAGCTGGTCGCCGGGCAATGAGGGAGGACGTCCTTACCGCCCTGTCGGCCGTGCGCGACCCGGAGCTCGACGAGCCGATCACCACCCTCGGCTTCGTCGCATCGTGCACGGTCTCTGGCGACGGGCAGGCGCGGGTCCGGCTGCGCCTGCCCACCTACTTCTGCGCGCCGAACTTCGCGTTCCTCATGGTGGCCGACGCCTACGACGCCCTCGTCGCGATCCCGGGCGTACGGACGGCCGAAGTGGTCCTGGAGGACCACTTCGCGTCGGACGCGATCAACGCCGGGGTAGCCGCCCAGGCGGGCTTCGTCGCCTCATTCGACGGCGAGGCCGTGGCCGAGCTTGGCGGCCTGCGCGCGCAGTTTCTCCGCAAGGCGGTGCTGGCCGGCACCGACCTCGTGTGCCGGCCGCTCATCGCGGCCGGCGTAACGCCGGCCGAGCTCGT
The genomic region above belongs to Sporichthyaceae bacterium and contains:
- a CDS encoding iron-sulfur cluster assembly protein — its product is MREDVLTALSAVRDPELDEPITTLGFVASCTVSGDGQARVRLRLPTYFCAPNFAFLMVADAYDALVAIPGVRTAEVVLEDHFASDAINAGVAAQAGFVASFDGEAVAELGGLRAQFLRKAVLAGTDLVCRPLIAAGVTPAELVALTLGAAPQSAELDRLRQRRADLGLPADDDAPLLIDPETGARVALAAIPLHLRRARVTRAGIDANASMCSGMLRYRYAPG